acttagatctgagttcctaatggttgtattgctagaattgacgaatataactaatatagcactatattctcaatcttcgttatattctagcaatacaaaaaccattaggaatccagctctaagttgaattcgcaatgcgattaatataacctgtattaatcgcattgcgattacaacttagtcaaatttgtgacactgcagcttcctaatgaatctaaaatggatgctgtccaggaggtgggagggtctgggagggagggtatgatgctgattggctggaatgtgtctgctgactgtgaggtacagggtcaaagtttacacaatgaggaTGAATAGGAGGCGGACCGAAcaccgcatatgttcgcccgccgcggcgaacgcgaacaagcgatgttcgccgggaactattcgccggcgaatagttcagggCATCTCTATTTATAAATACACTATACGGGACTCTGAATTGATTCACTAGCAACTTCgatagtgcatatatttttttttttcttgatgatcaattcacatctgagttttATACTAATTTTATCCGAATATTCTCATCTGATATTGTTCTCGATTTTTATTTGACTACATTTTACCATATATTTCAATACTGCATTTTTACCCTATTTTATGTCTGTTATTTTTACTATATGGTCCTAATTTATGCTGTgtgattatattttattatatcttttgttTCTACTATCTACCAAATTTTAATAATTCCAAGAAATATGTTATATATGTGtgaaatacagatggtgagtgcccgCTGATCAATACACAACTGCATCCAAAAATgcttgaactattaaaatataaaaatatttttcctgtgcGGTAAATGccataacggaaaaaaaataatcaatgagTTGCCATGTTTTTTtactttgccccccccccaataaaaaaaattaccaaaagtgatcaaaaagccatacgTACCCAAAaaactagtaccaataaaaactataattcgccctgcaaaaaacaagccctctcaCAAATCTGGTATAAGGTTTTAGGGaataaaatttttcttttttttaaagtagtaaaagaatataaaaactatacaaatttggtatcgccataatcatATCAACCTGTAGAATAAGGACATTATttaatttttagtgcacagtaaaTGGCATAATATCAAAACTCTAGAAACTTCATgtaatttgttttttttccactttcaccccacaaaaaaacttGTTTTCCCATTTTACAATACACAACTTGATgaataaaatggtgccattaaaaatacaacttgtcccacaaaaataggccctcatatggctatgtgaatggaaaattatAAAAGTCATGGTTCTTGGTATGTGAGGAGGAAAatcaaatgagcccggtcctaaaGGGGTCAATATATGACCAACTCTGTTCTGCTACATTCATATATTTCTGTAATtgactttaaggggttgtctaggaCTTCAATATTGATGGAcccccatattgatgacctatactttcCCTCTACTATTTCCTTAACCTATGCctatccccaccaatctgatattgatgacctaacctatggataagtcatcaatattaaagtccAAGAAAGACCTAAATTGATTTCATTTTCTGTAGTTAAACATTGAATCAAATATTATTTGTGTCTGTACAGGTCATGTAGGAGATGTTTCGCAAAATAAGGTAAAAAACCATAATACCGTAGAAAAGGCTCTGGATCCATCTCCAAGAAAGCATGGCTGGCCTAAAGGGTTGAAGAGAGAGCCTGCTAACAGAAGATGTAATGTGGACCGAAAGTCTGGATTTAAACTCAACTTGTACACTCCTCCAGAGACTCCCATGGAACCAGACTATCAGGCTCAGATTgaagacccaaaagttgaagagGAAAGGGaagtaaatgaaaataaaaaggatCTACATCGGGAAGATATTGTGCAGGCCACTGAAGAAATTCAAGAACCTGTTGAAGGACCTGTAAATTCTGTGATAGAACTACCAAGTCCATGTAGCACAAATCtggaaaaggaagaaaagaaaggaGATGAAAATATGCAGCTTGAAGAAAGTGAAAATGGTAAAGTAGATGAGGCAAAGCAGGAGGTTAATGAGAGGATAGATGGCAGCttgaaaaaggagaaaaaagatGTGCAAGAAGAAAGAGAGAAGGCAGACAATGCGTTGGAAAGTATAAACTCCTCAGTAACAGAGCAACCTTGTGAGCTTGCACTGCCAAATGAGGAGGAGGAATATGAAGAAGACCAGTGTAATAATGAAGATCATGATGCTGATGATGAAGATGAGAGCCATATCAATACCTCAAAGAAAGAGATACCAGTACAACCTTTTCAGGAGACTTTAGGGCATCAGGAGAGGTTTTTAGAATTGGGTATAGCAAACACTGCATCTCAGCCAGATATTTTGAGCAACATTTGTGATGAAACAATTGAAGTAAAGCAACCTGTACAGCCATTAAATGAACAGCTAACGGAAACAGAGGAGCCAGTCATTGTTCCATGTGAAACATCCCAAGTGGGATTAGCATCAGACCTAACTGGTGATGCTGGCGATGGATTAGACATTGAGTCAGAAACTGTACAAGCTGTTCAATCTCTAACCCGTGAAAGTGAGGAGCAAGAGGATGCCTGTTCTGAAGCACAAGAAACCTGTCATAATCTTCAAAGTTATGCCCAGAGTCCAACTGCTGTTGCTGCAGAAGACTGCCATCAGTCTGACCATAGTAGCCCAGTGTCCCCTGTTCACTCACATCCTAGTCACTCTGTCAGGTCTGCAAACAGCCCCAGTGCACGTTCTCTGGAAAGTAATTTTGCTCAGATAAACCCTGAGCAGACAGCCATATCTGTTCCTTCATTACAGAACATTGAAACTAGCCCCATTATGGATGTGTCATCTGTGTCTGATCATTCACAACAGGTTGTGGATAGTGGGTTCAGTGACTTGGGTAGTATTGAGAGTACTACAGAGAACTATGATAACATGAGCAGTTATGACTCTAGCATTGGAGCAGGCACCTTACCCTCACAAAATAGCTGTTCATTTAATGGAGGAATGACATCCGCTAACTTGCCAAAAAGTAGTTGTGCTATAACACAACAAATGTCTGTTATGAACAATAGCTGCAGCATGATTGGTTCTCCACCTCCCCAGCCACCTTGCAATGTCAAGTCCCCACAAGCCTGTACAGTAGAGAGACCTCCAAGTGTTGGTCAACAACAGCAGCAGCTTGCCCCATGTGGAAGGGCAAGCACAGGTTTTGCTTTGCCAGATATACCTGATACAGGAGGTGGTGGACTTGGAGGGCTGTATGATAGAATAGGACAAGGAGACTTTGCATCTGGACATTATCCTCAGCCCTCTGCTACCTTCAGCCTTGCCAAACTTCAGCAACTGACAAACACCTTAATGGATCACTCCCTGCCTTATAGCCACGCACAGGCTGTAACATCCTATGCAAATGGTGCCTCTCTTACTTCTCCAATAAGCAACATGGTGCAGCTTAGACAGTCACCACATTCTGTTACTCAACAATCTCAAGCCACAATGACTCCTCCTGCAAACCTCACACCACCACCACCGATGAATTTACCACCACCCCTCCTTCAGAGGACCATGTCCACTGGACACATGGGACTTTCTCACAGTCAAAGACAGCAGACACACATGGGAGCCAAAACCCATATGTCCATGCGGACCAAAGTGTCTTCATTGCCTTCAGGAGCTCCTTCTGGGCCCCATCATTCACAGCTGTATGGTCACGCACCTCCTCCACAGACTGTGGCCATGCAGCCTGCCTCCCGGTCTCTCACCATGCAGCGTGGAATGAACATGGGTGTTAATCTGATGCAATCTCCTGCTTACAATGTGAACCCAGTAAATACACTAAATGCAATGGGTGGTTATCGGATGTCTCAGTCGATGATGAACAGTGGATACCACACAAACCATGCATACATGAACCAGAACCCTCAGTACCCAATGCAAATGAGCATGATGGGTAGTCAGCCTTATGCGCAGCAGTCAATGCAGCCCAGCCCTCACAGCAACATGATGTACTCCAGCCCTGGGCATCATGGTTATATGAATACACCAGTGCCCAAACAGTCACTAAATGGATCATACATGAGGCGGTGAGTTGCCCTTTCAGATACCAGCATCCCTACATTCTCTTCCCCTACTCTCGAGCAGCTGCAAAATGGAATCTAAACAATGGAATTGAATGCGGGACACAGACTCTTAGTTTTTGGCTCACTTTTTCTGATGATGAAATTCAACCTCATGTTACTTATGTTCTAGGATAATCTTTATATCTTTTCATCTTTATTGCAGCCCGATTCCATTAACACAAAGTATATTCATATTGCGCATAACTGAAGGGGACCACATTCATTGGGAATTTACATTTTCTATTTAGTAATACATACTGTATTAAAAGATTACtatttgtataattttttacCTCTTTGCCCTTGATTTTGACCAGGCACACTTTCTGAATGCCATTGGCCATGCTAAGCGACCTTCTGATTTCATTCTGACTAGCATTCTTCTTATTAAATGTACCCCATAGCAGTGATATTTTTATTGAAGGGCTTCCGACTACAGAGAGACCCAACAATCACCAAAACGAGGAGCGGTatttcctcttcaagattacactgcacATCGTCTCGCGACAGCGCAGGGTAATTACTAGTGCTTGTTCTGTTTCAGGaggcaggctgcaggcattagatcAAAAGTAATTATTACCGGAAGCATTCCAAGCAAAAGAAATATACTCTGTTATGCCTAGTGCAGAGCCTGTGGGACTGTGCATGACTGCAATAAAAGAACAAGAAGAAAAATCCCTGTGTTGTCACCCTCTTCAGTGCACTTGGCATGACACATTATAtcaatttttcttttataaagtACTAGAGCATAATCACctttttaaggctagtttcacactagcggcaaggaactctggcaggctgtaccggcgggtgaacagcctgtctcaTCCGTGCTTTTGCTAGTGCACGCCTGCctcggactaccgctccggccccattgactaaaatgggggtgggccggagttccggcggcagctcgGCAAacatgtcgtacttttattccggccgcctctcggcatgtttgccttgctgccaccggaactccggcccgcccctattatagtcgATTGGGCCGGAGcgctagtccgggggcacgcgtgcactagcggcagcacggatccgacaggctgttcacccgccggaacagcctgccggagttccttgccgctagtgtgaaagtaccctaactcctTCACTATGTTCTAAAATATTTTGTGAAATAAAATATCTTAACCAGAAGTTTTCTGGCTGACTaatgtgtactgtatgtgggtCTCCTGACTCATTGACTGCAGATGTTGGTGAAAAGAAGGAGCAGGCATGTTGATGTTCCTGCTATAGGGGTACGAAAGTGACTTATTCCCCTTTTACCCATTAGAAGGAATAGGTGTCAGCCAAGCAAGCACTTGGCTGTCAGCTATCACAAGTGTATCCAGAACTGATATTTAAAAAATGCAAGTAAGTGTTACTCCCCTTTTGATCTCTTTCATGTGTTCACTCTTCAAAGTCTAAAAGGATTTAAAAACCAGCATTAAGTGAATTGAAAGAAGTATTTACACACATGTCCCTTAATGTAGTATATTTGGACATATTTCACTTTCATTTAAGCAGTTCTCTTATTTCtcatttttacttgatgttttatGGTTTACAGTTTTGACTCCAGGTGGCACACTCTTGACTGTTGAAGCCTGAGATGTGTAAACCTGTCACACATGACCTAACGGTAGTCCTCATCCAGTGGATTTTGTGCCCATAATGAAACTGGAAAGATCACCTGCCTTTTATCTGAGTCTCCCCTCTCTGAATTTGTTTCATTTGTTTGCTGGAAGTAAGCCTTACTAAGCATGCTGCTTCTTTCTTTGGTACGTGAGCTTTCGAAGTAGTGTCACATGTTCTGTGCTAAACTGTAAAGCCATTTCTTATGATTTGGTGTTCTGATCTtggttaaaacagaaaaaaaaatatatatttttgttaatTAAGAAACTGTACAAAATATTGAAATTGAATATTGTTATTCGTATGGTCCTTTTGGCCAGCCAAAGGGCCTTGCACTTAAGTGTATATTTTTACCTATTCGCTATAATTTTCACTCTACTTTTGGTCTCTgtgggacaaaaaattgttttaagAAAAAATACCACAACAGAATAGGATAAATCATGCAGGATACTGAAAATACAATGTATTCTCAAAATAGTTTGCCAAGGAATTCTACAATGGACATATGGGTAGATAACACTTGGTATTATATTGCTATTTCAGGAAATGCCTTTCCAGCTCTTTTGCAATACAAGGGTTTCATTTCATCTGTACAGCTTTCTATCTTTGTAATGTATTGGAATTATTTTGACGTTAAAGTGGAATAAGGAA
This window of the Bufo bufo chromosome 6, aBufBuf1.1, whole genome shotgun sequence genome carries:
- the KAT6B gene encoding histone acetyltransferase KAT6B isoform X3 yields the protein MLCISNEEVPLISFPGRGPSGRSQKTKMCTTTLPSGHAASVKDPICSLAATDRTRPGPHSISSTFTSTCSPLKVNEKTKGLIDGLTKFFTPSPDGRRFRRRIVDLSVHYRPRKKTNDTEASHNLNCSPQPSQPAPSPLLHITSMPGNSPGSQKSSNSTTSNSPQSSSSHSSAPSLRSLPSNSHLKGLFDGLSHIYATQGQPRQKSHPSYAPPKRIRRKGRLYPSTHYFGKRETRSRLLLPHSNQSGWAVSRCQALRVFAQFKRSSFLIKHRTLGRLKYKAGTIGARDITTEKISLADNKTKSTQDDDTDLKMTIKQQIWDMICFPKRPDFVTQEDVDTFRQAFELSFEKMGCKALGDHTGRYPSVIEFGKYEIQTWYSSPYPQEYARLPKLYLCEFCLKYMKSKTILLRHLKKCGWFHPPASEIYRKDDLSVFEVDGNISKIYCQNLCLLAKLFLDHKTLYYDVEPFLFYVLAKNDKKGCHLVGYFSKEKLCQQKYNVSCIMILPQYQRQGFGRFLIDFSYLLSRCEGQAGSPEKPLSDLGRLSYLAYWKSVVIDYFCTHHEKQISVKGLSQATGMCPHDIATTLQHLNMIDKRGDSFVIIRRDKLMDNCMVKLKSQPRINEVDPDCLRWTPVISPNTAVSEEEQEVEKETELMEQEYCDKINYQHLNSSQSDPKRSPSTEVAAATCPVLTSATSLTPAEVNLTEKSKESSEKEHEERAESTPPILTKSQTLAMKRKKAFALRRRRGRKRRRLNSSVTTETISETTEVLNEPFEDSDESCTEPQEYYMEQKSDARRGTQEEHAANRTTELPRRREETNTSHVGDVSQNKVKNHNTVEKALDPSPRKHGWPKGLKREPANRRCNVDRKSGFKLNLYTPPETPMEPDYQAQIEDPKVEEEREVNENKKDLHREDIVQATEEIQEPVEGPVNSVIELPSPCSTNLEKEEKKGDENMQLEESENGKVDEAKQEVNERIDGSLKKEKKDVQEEREKADNALESINSSVTEQPCELALPNEEEEYEEDQCNNEDHDADDEDESHINTSKKEIPVQPFQETLGHQERFLELGIANTASQPDILSNICDETIEVKQPVQPLNEQLTETEEPVIVPCETSQVGLASDLTGDAGDGLDIESETVQAVQSLTRESEEQEDACSEAQETCHNLQSYAQSPTAVAAEDCHQSDHSSPVSPVHSHPSHSVRSANSPSARSLESNFAQINPEQTAISVPSLQNIETSPIMDVSSVSDHSQQVVDSGFSDLGSIESTTENYDNMSSYDSSIGAGTLPSQNSCSFNGGMTSANLPKSSCAITQQMSVMNNSCSMIGSPPPQPPCNVKSPQACTVERPPSVGQQQQQLAPCGRASTGFALPDIPDTGGGGLGGLYDRIGQGDFASGHYPQPSATFSLAKLQQLTNTLMDHSLPYSHAQAVTSYANGASLTSPISNMVQLRQSPHSVTQQSQATMTPPANLTPPPPMNLPPPLLQRTMSTGHMGLSHSQRQQTHMGAKTHMSMRTKVSSLPSGAPSGPHHSQLYGHAPPPQTVAMQPASRSLTMQRGMNMGVNLMQSPAYNVNPVNTLNAMGGYRMSQSMMNSGYHTNHAYMNQNPQYPMQMSMMGSQPYAQQSMQPSPHSNMMYSSPGHHGYMNTPVPKQSLNGSYMRR